A window of Aeromicrobium duanguangcaii genomic DNA:
ATCGTGCCGACGGTGCGGTTGACGTTGCGGATCTCGAGCTGCGCGCGGACCGGCTCGGCCTTCTCCAGCGCGTCGCCGGCCAGGGCGATCAACTCGACGTCGAGGGCGCGGTCCAGGCCGTGCTCCTGCTTCGTCGTGCAGCGCAGCGAGGCGCCCTCGGGCAGCTCGGGCACGTACAGGACGCGGGTCAGGTCCAGCGAGCTGGCCTTCCAGTGGTCGACGGCCTCGCGGACGTCGAGGACCTCGGCGTGACCGACCGCCTCGTCGATGCTGCGGAAGCCCAGCTCGGCCAGGATCTCGCGCACCTCCTGGGCGATGAACTCGAAGAAGTTCACGACGTACTCGGCCTTGCCCGAGTACTTCTCGCGCAGCGACCGGTTCTGCGTCGCGACGCCGACCGGGCAGGTGTCGAGGTGGCAGACGCGCATCATGATGCAGCCCGACACGACCAGCGGGGCGGTCGCGAAGCCGAACTCCTCGCCGCCGAGCAGCGCGGCGATGACGACGTCGCGGCCCGTCTTGAGCTGGCCGTCGACCTGCACGACGATCCGGTCGCGCAACCCGTTGAGCAGCAGCGTCTGCTGGGTCTCGGCCAGGCCGAGCTCCCACGGACCGCCCGCGTGCTTGAGGCTCGTCAGGGGGGACGCGCCGGTTCCGCCGTCGTGGCCGGAGATCAGCACGACGTCGGCCTTGGCCTTCGAGACACCGGCCGCGACCGTGCCCACGCCGACCTCGGACACGAGCTTGACGTGGACGCGAGCCGACGGGTTCGCGTTCTTCAGGTCGTGGATCAGCTGCTTGAGATCCTCGATCGAGTAGATGTCGTGGTGCGGCGGCGGGCTGATCAGGCCGACACCCGGCGTCGAGTGCCGCGTCTTGGCCACCCACGGGTAGACCTTCGGGCCGGGCAGCTGTCCGCCCTCACCGGGCTTGGCGCCCTGGGCCATCTTGATCTGGATGTCGTCCGCGTTGGTCAGGTACTCGCTCGTGACGCCGAAGCGACCGGACGCGACCTGCTTGATCGCCGAGCGGCGCTCGGGATCGTAGAGGCGCTCGGGGTCCTCGCCGCCCTCACCGGTGTTCGACTTGCCGCCGAGGCGGTTCATCGCGATGGCGAGGGTCTCGTGGGCCTCCTGGCTGATGGACCCGTAGGACATCGCGCCGGTCGAGAAGCGCTTGACGATCTCGGAGACCGGCTCGACCTCGTCGATCGAGATCGGCTCGCGGTCGGCCTTGAACTTCATCAACCCGCGCAGCGTCATCAGACGGCTCGACTGGTCGTCGATCCGCTGCGTGTACTGCTTGAAGACGTCGTACCGGCCCGTGCGCGTGGAGTGCTGCAGGCGGAAGACGGTCTCCGGGTCGAACAGGTGCTCCGGGCCGAAGCGGCGCCACTGGTACTCGCCGCCGACCTCGAGCCGGCGACGCGGGCTGGCGATGCCCTTGGTGGGGTACGCCTTCAGGTGCCGCGCGTGGACCTCCTCGGCGATGACGTCCAGGCCGACGCCGCCGAGCTTGCTGGAGGTGCCCGTGAAGTACCGGTCGACGACCTCGTGGGACAGGCCGATGCACTCGAAGATCTGCGCGCCGGTGTACGACGAGACCGTCGAGACGCCGATCTTGCTCATGACCTTCAGGACGCCCTTGCCCAGGCCGTAGGCGACGTTGCGCGCGGCCTTCGTGGGGTCGACACCCTCGACGTAGACGCCCTCGCGGGCGAGGTCCTCGGCGGTCTCGAGCGCCAGGTACGGGTTGACCGCGGTCGCGCCGAAGCCGATCAGCAGCGCGACGTGGTGCACCTCGCGCACGTCGCCGGCCTCGACCAGCAGGCCGGCCTGCGTGCGCAGCTTCTCGCGGACCATGTGGTGGTGGACCGCACCGGTCAGCAGCAGCGACGGGATCGGGGCCAGGTCGACGTTGGAGTGGCGGTCCGACAGCACGATGATGCGCGCGCCGCGGTTGACGATCGCGTCCGACACCTCGGCGCAGATCTCGTCGATGCGCTGCGCCAGGGCCTCTCCCCCGCCCAGCACGTCGTACAGGCCGCGGACGACGTGCACGCTGAAGCCGGGCATGTCGCCGTCACGGTTCATGTGGCGGATCTTGGCCAGCTCGTCGCTGTCGATCACGGGGAACGGCAGCTGCAGCATCCGGCACGACGCCGGCGTGGGGTCGAGCAGGTTGCGCTCGGGGCCGATCGTGCCGGCCAGCGACGTGACGACCTCCTCGCGGATGGCGTCCAGCGGCGGGTTCGTCACCTGGGCGAACAGCTGGCTGAAGTAGTCGAACAGCAGGCGCGGCCGGTCCGACAGCGCGGCGATCGGGGTGTCGGTGCCCATCGAGCCGATCGTCTCGGCACCGGTGCGCGCGATCGGCGCGACCAGCTTGCGCACCTCCTCCTCGGTGTAGCCGAAGACCTGCTGGCGACGCGCGACGGAGGCGTGGTTGTGGACGATGTGCTCGAGGTCCGGCAGGTCCTCGAAGCGGACGAGGCCCGAGTACAGCCACTCCTCGTACGGGTGCTCGTTGGCCAGCGACGCCTTGATCTCGTGGTCCTCGACGACGCGGTGCTCCTCGAGGTCGAGCAGGAACATCTTGCCCGGCTCGACCCGGCCCTTGCGGGTGATCTTCTTGGCGTCGATGTCGAGCACGCCCGCCTCGGACGCGAGCACGACGAGGCCGTCCTCGGTGATGACGTAGCGACCCGGGCGCAGGCCGTTGCGGTCCAGGACCGCGCCGATCTGGGTGCCGTCGGTGAAGCAGACCGCGGCGGGGCCGTCCCAGGCCTCCATGACCGTGGAGTGGAACTCATAGAAGGCGCGGCGGGACGGATCCATCTCGGCGTTGTTCTCCCACGCCTCGGGGATCATCATCATCACCGCGTGCGGCAGCGAGCGGCCGCCCAGGTGCAGCAGCTCGAGCACCTCGTCCAGGGACGCGGTGTCGGAGCCGTCGGGGCTGCAGATGGGGAACAGTCGCGAGAGGTCGCCGGGGATCAGGTCGCTCTCGAGCAGCGCCTCACGGGCGCGCATCCAGTTGCGGTTGCCGCGGGCGGTGTTGATCTCGCCGTTGTGCGCGACGTAGCGGAACGGGTGCGCCAGCGGCCAGCTCGGGAAGGTGTTGGTCGAGAAGCGGCTGTGCACGATCGCCAGCGCCGACTCCATCCGCTCGTCGAGCAGATCGGGGAAGAACACGTCGAGCTGCTCGGTCGTGAGCATGCCCTTGTAGACGAGCGTGCGCGACGACAGCGACGGGAAGTACACGCCGGCCTCGTGGTGCGAGCGCTTGTTGACGGCGTAGGTCAGGCGGTCCAGGCCGATGCCGGACACGTCACGGTCGGGCGTGGTGACGAAGAGCAGCTCGAAGGCCGGCATCGCGGCATACGCCATCGAGCCGAGGATGTCCGGGACGACGGGAACCTCGCGCCAGCCGAGGACCTCCAGGCCCTCCTCGACGGCGATCGCCTCGACCTGGGCCTTGGCCTCGTCGGCGCGGTCGCGCGGCAGGAACGCCATGCCGGCGGCGTAGCGGCCGGCCTCGGGCAGCTCGACCGGGGCGACGCCGCGCAGGAAGCGGTCGGGCACCTGCATGAGGATGCCGGCACCGTCACCGGTGTTCGGCTCGCCGCCGACGGCGCCGCGGTGGTCGAGGTTGCGCAGCGCGGTCAGACCGTGCTGGACGATCTCGTTGCTGGGCACGCCCGTGAGCGTCGCCACGAAGGCGACACCGCAGTTGTCGTGCTCGTTGGCGGGGTCGTAGAGGCCTTGCGCCTGGGGCGCGGCGGAGAAGAGCGGACGATCCATGTAACAACCTGTCGTCGATGCCAAGGGGGAGAGACACTGGGCGAGGACGACATTGGCCTCATCAGCAGATTCAGGTTACCTCAAGGTTTCAGGCCTGGGACGGGGCCACCCCCACTCGTCAGGCGGGCGCGCAGGCCGGGGCCGGCGGCAGCGGCGCGGGCACGCCCACCGAGGGCATGCCCAGGCCGACCGAGCCGGGGGTCACCGAGGTGCGGCCCTGCCGGGACTCCCACGCGTCACCTGCCCGGGTGCGGCGCACCTCGATCGGCTCGCCGTCGGCGACCAGGTGGTGCGGGGACGCCTTCGTGACCCGCGTGACGACGAGGTCGCCGGGGCGGACCTCGTGGTCACCGGGGACGAAGTGCACGAGCCGGTTGTCGCGCGCTCGCCCGCTCATCCGATGGGTCTCGGCATCCTTGCGGCCACCGGCGTGGGCCTGGTCGGCCACGAGCAGCTCGACGACCTGGCCCTCGAGTCGCTGGTTCTCGGACCACGAGATCTCCGACACGAGCGCCGAGAGACGCTCATAGCGCTCCTGCACGACGGCCTTCGGCAGCTGGTCGGGCAGGTCGGCGGCCGGCGTGCCGGGGCGCTGCGAGTACTGGAACGTGAACGCGCTGGAGAACCGTGCCTGACGCACGACGTCCATCGTCTCGAGGAAGTCCTCCTCGGTCTCGCCGGGGAAGCCGACGATGATGTCGGTCGTGATCGACGCCTCGGGCATCGCCGCACGCACGCGGTCGAGGATCCCCAGGAAGCGGTCGCGGCGGTAGGAGCGGCGCATCGCCTTGAGGATGCGGTCCGAGCCCGACTGCAACGGCATGTGCAGCTGCGGCATGACATTGGGCGTCTCGGCCATCGCGGCGATGACGTCGTCGGAGAAGGCGGCGGGGTGCGGCGAGGTGAACCGCACGCGCTCGAGGCCCTCGATCTGCCCGCAGGCGCGCAGCAGCTTGGAGAACGCCTCGCGGTCACCGAACTCGACGCCGTAGCTGTTGACGTTCTGGCCCAGCAGGGTGACCTCGACGACGCCCTCGGCGACCAGCGCCTCGATCTCGGCGAGGATGTCGCCGGGCCGGCGGTCGCGCTCCTTGCCGCGCAGGGCGGGGACGATGCAGAACGTGCAGGTGTTGTTGCAGCCGACGCTGATCGAGACCCAAGCGGCGAAGACCGAGTCACGCTTGGTCGGGAGCGTCGACGGGAAGACCTCGAGCGACTCGAGGATCTCGACCTGGGACTCCTCGGCGATCCGTGCCCGCTCGAGCAGGACCGGCAGCGAGCCGATGTTGTGGGTGCCGAAGACGACGTCCACCCACGGCGCGCGCCGGGTGATGGTGTCCTTGTCCTTCTGCGCCAGGCAGCCGCCCACGGCGACCTGCATGCCGGGGTTCTTGGCCTTGATGCTCGCCACGTGGCCGAGGTTGCCGTACAGCTTGTTGTCGGCGTTCTCGCGCACGGCGCACGTGTTGAAGACGACGAGGTCCGGCGTCTGCCCCTGCTCGGCCGCCGCGTAGCCCGCGGTCTCGAGCAGTCCCGACAGCCGCTCGCTGTCGTGCACGTTCATCTGGCAGCCGTAGGTACGGACTTCATAGGTCTTCGTCATGACCGTTCCATGGTACGTGGACCCGGACGCCCGCCCGGACGGCCGCCGTCGTCAGCGGCCGCCCCGGGTCAGAGCGTCAGCAGGATGTCGCGCAGGCGGGTGACCTCCGCGCTCTGCGACGCCATGACGTCGCCGGCGAACGCGCGGTTGACGGTGTCGATCCCGCTGCTGAGCGCCTCGTCGGCCATCGCGATGGCGCCCTCGTGGTGGGCGATCATGCGCTTGACGTAGAGCCGGTCGAACGCACGACCCCGTGCGGCGGCCAGCTCGTCCATCTGCGCCGGGGTGAGCATGCCCTGCATGTGCGTGACGTGCTCACCGGTCGGCGTCGTGGACGCCTTCGGCAGGCCGCGGGTCTCGAGCCAGCCCTGCAGCGCGTCGATCTCGGCTCGTTGCGTGTCGCTGATGCGCGAGGCGAAGCCCTTGACCTCGCTGGCGCGGGCGTGCTTCGCCGCCAGGGCCGACATCTCGACGGCCTGCTGGTGGTGCGGCACCATCATCTCGACGAACTCGCGGTCGACGTCGTTGTAGTCGTCCTTGGGCGTCTTCAACGACTCGGGCGCGACGGTCTTGCTGGACTCGCCCACCTCGCCCGGCACGATGATCGGTGCGCCGGAGTCCTTCTCTTCATCGGCAGAGCAGCCCGCGGCCGCGGTGAGCGCCAGAACGGCGCTCACCGCGACCACGGCACGACGGACCAAGGTCACTTGGTGACCCGGATCGTCGTCTTGGTGCTCTTGCCCGCCACCTTCGCGCTGCCCGCGTAGGTGACCTTGACCGTGTGCTTGCCGGCCTTGAGCTTCGGCAGGGTCACGGTGACCTTGCCCTTCTTCAGCGTGCCCTTGACGGACTTGCCGTTGACCTTCACGGTCACCTTGCCGGTCGGCGTGGTGCCCTTGGCGCTGACGGTCACCGTGACCTTGGCGCGAGCCGAGGCCTTGACCTTCTTGGCGGAGACCTTCACCTTCGCGGTCGCCTTGACGACCTTGAGGGTG
This region includes:
- the gltB gene encoding glutamate synthase large subunit produces the protein MDRPLFSAAPQAQGLYDPANEHDNCGVAFVATLTGVPSNEIVQHGLTALRNLDHRGAVGGEPNTGDGAGILMQVPDRFLRGVAPVELPEAGRYAAGMAFLPRDRADEAKAQVEAIAVEEGLEVLGWREVPVVPDILGSMAYAAMPAFELLFVTTPDRDVSGIGLDRLTYAVNKRSHHEAGVYFPSLSSRTLVYKGMLTTEQLDVFFPDLLDERMESALAIVHSRFSTNTFPSWPLAHPFRYVAHNGEINTARGNRNWMRAREALLESDLIPGDLSRLFPICSPDGSDTASLDEVLELLHLGGRSLPHAVMMMIPEAWENNAEMDPSRRAFYEFHSTVMEAWDGPAAVCFTDGTQIGAVLDRNGLRPGRYVITEDGLVVLASEAGVLDIDAKKITRKGRVEPGKMFLLDLEEHRVVEDHEIKASLANEHPYEEWLYSGLVRFEDLPDLEHIVHNHASVARRQQVFGYTEEEVRKLVAPIARTGAETIGSMGTDTPIAALSDRPRLLFDYFSQLFAQVTNPPLDAIREEVVTSLAGTIGPERNLLDPTPASCRMLQLPFPVIDSDELAKIRHMNRDGDMPGFSVHVVRGLYDVLGGGEALAQRIDEICAEVSDAIVNRGARIIVLSDRHSNVDLAPIPSLLLTGAVHHHMVREKLRTQAGLLVEAGDVREVHHVALLIGFGATAVNPYLALETAEDLAREGVYVEGVDPTKAARNVAYGLGKGVLKVMSKIGVSTVSSYTGAQIFECIGLSHEVVDRYFTGTSSKLGGVGLDVIAEEVHARHLKAYPTKGIASPRRRLEVGGEYQWRRFGPEHLFDPETVFRLQHSTRTGRYDVFKQYTQRIDDQSSRLMTLRGLMKFKADREPISIDEVEPVSEIVKRFSTGAMSYGSISQEAHETLAIAMNRLGGKSNTGEGGEDPERLYDPERRSAIKQVASGRFGVTSEYLTNADDIQIKMAQGAKPGEGGQLPGPKVYPWVAKTRHSTPGVGLISPPPHHDIYSIEDLKQLIHDLKNANPSARVHVKLVSEVGVGTVAAGVSKAKADVVLISGHDGGTGASPLTSLKHAGGPWELGLAETQQTLLLNGLRDRIVVQVDGQLKTGRDVVIAALLGGEEFGFATAPLVVSGCIMMRVCHLDTCPVGVATQNRSLREKYSGKAEYVVNFFEFIAQEVREILAELGFRSIDEAVGHAEVLDVREAVDHWKASSLDLTRVLYVPELPEGASLRCTTKQEHGLDRALDVELIALAGDALEKAEPVRAQLEIRNVNRTVGTMLGHEVTKRYRGEGLPDDTIDITFLGSAGQSFGAFVPRGITLRLEGDGNDYVGKGLSGGRIIVRPPRESQFAAEAQIVAGNVIGFGATGGEIYLRGKVGERFCVRNSGATAVVEGVGDHALEYMTGGRVVILGPTGRNVAAGMSGGSAYVLDLDADVVNPEMVELRPVPEATGVELEAIVRRHLEETGSAVAEQLLRDWPASLARITEIMPVNYRRVLEAKASAESEGLSEDETTARMMEVAARG
- the miaB gene encoding tRNA (N6-isopentenyl adenosine(37)-C2)-methylthiotransferase MiaB, which gives rise to MTKTYEVRTYGCQMNVHDSERLSGLLETAGYAAAEQGQTPDLVVFNTCAVRENADNKLYGNLGHVASIKAKNPGMQVAVGGCLAQKDKDTITRRAPWVDVVFGTHNIGSLPVLLERARIAEESQVEILESLEVFPSTLPTKRDSVFAAWVSISVGCNNTCTFCIVPALRGKERDRRPGDILAEIEALVAEGVVEVTLLGQNVNSYGVEFGDREAFSKLLRACGQIEGLERVRFTSPHPAAFSDDVIAAMAETPNVMPQLHMPLQSGSDRILKAMRRSYRRDRFLGILDRVRAAMPEASITTDIIVGFPGETEEDFLETMDVVRQARFSSAFTFQYSQRPGTPAADLPDQLPKAVVQERYERLSALVSEISWSENQRLEGQVVELLVADQAHAGGRKDAETHRMSGRARDNRLVHFVPGDHEVRPGDLVVTRVTKASPHHLVADGEPIEVRRTRAGDAWESRQGRTSVTPGSVGLGMPSVGVPAPLPPAPACAPA
- a CDS encoding DUF305 domain-containing protein, which translates into the protein MSAVLALTAAAGCSADEEKDSGAPIIVPGEVGESSKTVAPESLKTPKDDYNDVDREFVEMMVPHHQQAVEMSALAAKHARASEVKGFASRISDTQRAEIDALQGWLETRGLPKASTTPTGEHVTHMQGMLTPAQMDELAAARGRAFDRLYVKRMIAHHEGAIAMADEALSSGIDTVNRAFAGDVMASQSAEVTRLRDILLTL